A window of the Eremothecium cymbalariae DBVPG#7215 chromosome 5, complete sequence genome harbors these coding sequences:
- the SOK1 gene encoding Sok1p (similar to Ashbya gossypii AER011C) — protein MDQARTHTNTPPAETIALKSEPTAASVSQPSDTAASSSSPGGLNTMTTAAGSPPDNPQSGSASPTGAGPTSLKQPNPTQHLNEYLQDVRSLDTQGCITPSQQQSVQDDDSQQADSQQADADHHDHQHNSQPDSSFKTTMTHNNTTIFKPFDIKTGQFIPTPTSAASTGTQGGPSSSETVLSVSSTASSSQQSHFRTDQKQNLTRLRKVKFRSHSVPTILHSSLRRLNTHRMATASTEAAVATATAAATAASSSVSSSSSSSVSLSSSSSSTTTTPTTATAAPTATATVTAATATAITSASKTSSMTPLSQQQMRSVYPSSANNISSASVLNAGTMTSASSASQFAGIKKKKHGNKSGQYFLRNAILMSHRLQSMDGQEISLEERTQYIKSYAGPMPLPPINLQCLREIDLSEIVKNPQLRHDIVFDPLLQFRPNLDGERGIKKRQIADKYWADVENEIFVYNQRAEVFDYKHTRLVPLFDTLKDVLVTIVPQKEISTVENVLDTKLLIQELLKGSLIMTNLSDWLAQLFKHHCAPMRDPWVDGMQNKFREAQEEKSVVKLVEALKLVFQILEAMKLDIANHQIRILRPALLSNAVEFEKQYFQSLMSSQQVNLKSSLKWFKDKYNESFRNGFFRPDQVPKTPDIYRLCIKSIISLLSCRKMVREYPTSLSFDHARLILLRADIRQAVCLLVCKLLFKQLVANDTTIDRAAKEYVISNYSNRRLKEEIVSIITDEHGNCRWTKNTISIAIHICKTINELKQEYETLRVQNARQLGAIRALANTTSSTIISTSNTNIGTPDKTRISTPLSKKTLTPLDSRNIDFAKSWLSKQTQPLSEVYGVLENRVFNSLEGSIFQRSNCTKDGIVKQDFINLCTTNIQGTSTSSVVSGTSANVSGTGPSCTPSSSVFSTPSRSHHMSPTGSNNGTANSDMGNETGGSMASLDMEEFESLYRHLYTVVNFHWSVFGCHYVDALGDKFSRV, from the coding sequence ATGGATCAAGCTAGAACCCATACTAATACACCTCCAGCGGAGACTATAGCTCTTAAGTCGGAGCCTACGGCGGCGTCTGTTTCGCAGCCTTCGGATacagcagcttcttcttcttctccgGGTGGCCTGAATACAATGACAACGGCAGCAGGTTCGCCCCCCGATAATCCACAGTCGGGCTCTGCTTCGCCTACTGGTGCAGGTCCCACCTCATTGAAGCAGCCGAACCCCACACAACATTTGAATGAGTACCTCCAAGACGTGAGGTCGTTGGATACACAAGGCTGTATAACACCATCACAGCAGCAGTCGGTTCAGGATGATGATTCTCAGCAAGCAGATTCACAGCAAGCCGATGCAGATCACCATGATCATCAACATAACAGCCAGCCTGATTCATCGTTTAAAACCACGATGACACACAACAACACTACGATATTCAAGCCCTTTGACATCAAGACAGGGCAGTTTATTCCAACCCCCACATCTGCAGCAAGCACAGGTACGCAGGGTGGACCGAGCTCTTCGGAAACAGTGTTGTCAGTCTCTTCGACGGCATCATCGTCACAGCAAAGTCACTTCAGAACTGACCAGAAACAGAACTTGACTCGCTTGAGAAAAGTCAAATTTAGATCACATTCTGTACCCACAATATTGCATTCGTCACTACGGAGATTGAACACTCACCGCATGGCAACGGCTTCTACAGAGGCCGCCGTGGCCACGGCAACAGCAGCGGCAACAGCAGCGTCTTCGTCGGTTTCATCGtcgtcttcatcatcgGTCTCGTTGTCGTCCTCGTCATCATCCACAACGACAACACCAACCACGGCAACAGCGGCACCAACAGCGACAGCGACGGTAACAGCGGCAACAGCGACAGCAATAACTTCGGCGAGTAAAACCTCAAGTATGACACCATTGAGTCAACAGCAGATGCGTTCAGTCTATCCATCCTCTGCAAATAACATCTCGTCTGCTTCAGTGTTGAATGCAGGAACTATGACTTCTGCGTCGTCTGCGTCCCAGTTTGCCGGCatcaagaagaagaaacatgGAAACAAGAGTggtcaatattttttacGCAATGCCATCCTGATGAGTCATCGGCTACAGTCCATGGATGGACAGGAGATTTCATTAGAAGAAAGGACTCAATATATCAAGTCATACGCAGGCCCCATGCCATTGCCACCGATTAATTTGCAATGCTTAAGGGAAATAGATCTGTCCGAAATTGTTAAGAACCCGCAACTTAGACATGACATAGTGTTTGATCCTTTACTACAGTTTAGACCAAACTTAGATGGTGAACGTGGTATCAAGAAGAGACAAATAGCAGACAAATACTGGgctgatgttgaaaatgaaatatttgtttacAATCAACGCGCCGAAGTATTTGACTATAAGCACACCCGGCTTGTACCTTTATTTGATACCTTAAAGGACGTTCTTGTGACAATAGTGCCTCAGAAAGAGATTAGCACGGTCGAAAATGTTCTTGACACTAAGCTATTGATCcaagaattgttgaaagGTTCTCTAATAATGACAAATTTGTCTGATTGGTTGGCCCAATTGTTCAAGCACCATTGTGCTCCTATGAGGGATCCATGGGTTGATGGCATGCAAAACAAATTCCGTGAAGCCCAGGAGGAAAAGTCGGTAGTAAAGCTTGTCGAAGCATTAAAGCTGGTTTTCCAGATTTTGGAAGCTATGAAATTAGATATTGCAAACCATCAAATAAGAATATTAAGACCGGCTTTATTGAGTAATGCCgtggaatttgaaaagcAATATTTCCAGTCTTTAATGAGCTCTCAGCAGGTAAACTTGAAGTCTTCTTTGAAATGGTTTAAAGATAAGTACAATGAAAGTTTTAGAAATGGATTCTTTAGACCAGATCAAGTTCCCAAAACTCCTGATATATATCGACTTTGCATCAAGAGTATCATAAGCCTACTTTCCTGCCGTAAGATGGTGAGAGAATACCCAACGTCATTATCATTTGATCATGCCCGTCTAATTTTGTTGAGGGCTGATATTAGACAAGCGGTTTGTCTATTGGTTTGCAAATTGCTTTTTAAACAATTGGTCGCTAATGATACTACTATCGATAGAGCTGCCAAGGAATATGTGATTTCTAATTACTCAAATAGGAGACTAAAGGAGGAGATAGTCTCCATCATTACAGATGAACATGGCAACTGCAGGTGGACGAAAAACACGATATCCATCGCTATCCACATTTGTAAGACCATAAACGAATTGAAACAGGAATATGAGACACTTAGAGTACAGAATGCGAGACAATTGGGTGCTATACGAGCTTTAGCAAATACTACATCTTCTACCATTATCTCTACTTCTAATACTAACATTGGGACTCCAGATAAGACAAGGATTTCTACTCCATTGTCAAAAAAGACATTAACTCCATTGGATTCAAGGAACATAGATTTCGCTAAGTCCTGGCTTTCAAAACAAACTCAGCCGTTGAGTGAAGTCTATGGTGTTCTTGAGAACCGTGTCTTTAATTCATTGGAGGGAAGCATCTTTCAAAGATCAAATTGTACCAAAGATGGTATTGTGAAACAagattttattaatttatgCACTACTAATATTCAAGGGACATCTACTTCCTCTGTTGTTTCAGGCACTAGTGCTAATGTTTCAGGCACAGGACCATCCTGCACACCTTCTTCAAGCGTTTTTAGCACACCTTCTAGGAGTCATCACATGTCACCTACTGGTAGTAATAATGGCACTGCGAACAGTGATATGGGCAACGAAACCGGTGGTAGCATGGCTTCACTAGATATGGAGGAGTTTGAAAGCTTGTATCGGCACTTGTATACTGTGGTCAACTTTCATTGGTCTGTATTTGGGTGTCATTATGTGGACGCCTTGGGTGATAAATTCAGTAGGGTCTAA
- the HHF1 gene encoding histone H4 (similar to Ashbya gossypii AER012C) codes for MSGRGKGGKGLGKGGAKRHRKILRDNIQGITKPAIRRLARRGGVKRISGLIYEDVRSVLKSFLESVIRDAVTYTEHAKRKTVTSLDVVYALKRQGRTLYGFGG; via the coding sequence ATGTCCGGCAGAGGTAAAGGAGGTAAAGGTTTGGGTAAAGGAGGTGCTAAGAGACACAGAAAGATTTTGAGAGATAATATCCAGGGTATTACCAAGCCAGCCATTAGAAGATTGGCCAGAAGAGGCGGTGTGAAGCGTATTTCTGGGTTGATCTATGAGGATGTCAGATCTGTTTTGAAGTCCTTTTTGGAGTCTGTGATCAGAGATGCTGTTACTTACACGGAGCATGCCAAGAGAAAGACTGTGACTTCTCTAGATGTTGTGTATGCTTTGAAGAGACAAGGTAGGACGTTGTATGGTTTCGGCGGttga
- the HHT1 gene encoding histone H3 (similar to Ashbya gossypii AER013W), translating into MARTKQTARKSTGGKAPRKQLASKAARKSAPSTGGVKKPHRYKPGTVALREIRRFQKSTELLIRKLPFQRLVREIAQDFKTDLRFQSSAIGALQESVEAYLVSLFEDTNLAAIHAKRVTIQKKDIKLARRLRGERS; encoded by the coding sequence ATGGCCAGAACCAAACAAACAGCAAGAAAGTCTACCGGTGGTAAGGCACCAAGAAAACAATTAGCTTCTAAGGCTGCTAGAAAGTCTGCACCATCCACTGGTGGTGTCAAGAAGCCTCACAGATATAAGCCAGGTACTGTTGCTTTGAGAGAAATCAGaagattccaaaaatcCACGGAGTTGTTGATCAGGAAGTTGCCGTTCCAGAGGTTGGTCAGGGAGATTGCCCAAGATTTCAAGACGGATTTGAGGTTCCAGTCTTCTGCTATCGGTGCTTTGCAGGAGTCTGTTGAGGCCTATTTGGTTTCTTTGTTTGAAGACACTAACTTGGCAGCTATTCACGCTAAGAGAGTTACCATCCAAAAGAAGGATATAAAGTTGGCTAGAAGGTTGAGAGGTGAGAGATCTTAA
- the TRP1 gene encoding phosphoribosylanthranilate isomerase TRP1 (similar to Ashbya gossypii AER014W) has translation MVEVIKICGLQSTEGALVALRSCATHVGIICVPGRKRTVDADTAKAISYLIREGEEGEGRLKTKLVGVFKDQGVDEVKSICESYGLDVVQLHGSEDWQLFRAELPANMAIIKRFVFPRDCDRILEMCSKGQNCFALLDTEEGGTGELLDWKEIGEWSRKHDEVKFVLAGGLTPENVGEALKVPGVCGVDVSGGVETDGVKDVKKIEQFISSAAQDRTDERLQQYTDKTTH, from the coding sequence ATGGTTGAGGTTATAAAGATATGTGGGCTGCAGAGTACGGAAGGTGCGTTGGTTGCTCTTCGGAGCTGTGCGACGCATGTTGGGATTATTTGCGTCCCGGGGCGTAAGAGGACAGTAGATGCAGATACTGCCAAGGCGATATCATATTTAATCAGGGAAGGAGAGGAAGGAGAGGGACGTCTCAAGACCAAGTTGGTTGGTGTTTTCAAGGATCAGGGTGTCGATGAAGTGAAGTCTATATGTGAGAGCTATGGGTTAGATGTGGTTCAATTACATGGGAGTGAGGATTGGCAACTGTTTCGAGCGGAGCTTCCTGCCAATATGGCAATTATAAAGAGATTTGTGTTTCCTAGGGATTGCGATAGGATATTGGAGATGTGTTCAAAAGGGCAAAACTGCTTCGCACTGCTAGACACGGAGGAAGGGGGTACTGGCGAGTTGTTGGATTGGAAGGAGATTGGCGAGTGGAGCCGAAAGCATGATGAAGTCAAATTTGTGCTTGCAGGTGGGCTGACACCTGAGAATGTGGGAGAGGCGTTGAAGGTGCCGGGTGTTTGTGGTGTTGATGTCAGTGGGGGTGTAGAGACTGACGGAGTCAAGGATGTGAAGAAGATTGAACAGTTCATTAGCAGTGCGGCTCAGGACAGGACTGATGAGCGACTGCAACAATATACAGACAAAACAACACACTAG
- the IPP1 gene encoding inorganic diphosphatase IPP1 (similar to Ashbya gossypii AER015C) translates to MTYTTRQVGAKNTLDYKVYIEHNGKPVSAFHDVPLYADEENKIFNMIVEIPRWTNAKLEITKEEALNPIIQDTKKGKLRYVRNCFPHHGYIHNYGALPQTWEDPNVAHPETKAVGDNDPLDVLEIGETIAYTGQIKPVKVLGVMALLDEGETDWKLIVIDVNDPLAPKLNDIEDVEKHLPGLLRATNEWFRIYKIPDGKPENQFAFSGEAKNRKYALEVVRECHEAWKQLICGKAADSKKIDLTNTTLVETPSYSPEAATMVTAAGPLADGPIDKSIDKWFFISGSA, encoded by the coding sequence ATGACTTATACTACTAGGCAAGTTGGTGCCAAGAACACCTTAGATTATAAGGTTTACATCGAGCACAATGGTAAGCCAGTATCTGCCTTCCATGATGTTCCATTGTACGCTGATGAAGAGAACAAGATCTTCAACATGATTGTTGAGATTCCAAGATGGACCAATGCTAAGTTGGAAATTACCAAGGAGGAAGCATTGAACCCTATTATTCAAGATACAAAAAAGGGTAAGTTGAGATACGTAAGAAACTGTTTCCCTCACCATGGGTACATCCACAATTATGGTGCTCTCCCACAGACATGGGAAGACCCAAATGTTGCTCATCCAGAGACTAAGGCTGTCGGCGATAACGATCCTTTGGATGTTTTGGAGATTGGTGAAACTATTGCGTATACCGGTCAAATCAAACCAGTCAAAGTTTTGGGTGTCATGGCTTTGTTGGATGAAGGTGAGACTGATTGGAAGCTAATTGTAATTGATGTTAACGATCCCCTAGCCCCCAAATTGAAcgatattgaagatgttgaaaagCACCTCCCTGGTTTGTTGAGAGCAACGAACGAATGGTTCAGAATTTACAAAATCCCAGACGGCAAACCGGAAAACCAATTTGCTTTCTCTGGCGAAGCCAAGAACAGAAAGTATGCCTTGGAAGTTGTAAGAGAATGTCATGAGGCGTGGAAACAATTGATCTGCGGTAAGGCTGCTGACTCTAAGAAGATTGATTTGACCAACACGACGTTAGTCGAAACCCCTTCTTATTCGCCTGAGGCCGCTACAATGGTTACAGCAGCGGGTCCTCTAGCAGACGGTCCAATTGACAAGTCCATTGACAAATGGTTCTTCATCTCTGGTTCCGCCTGA
- the APC11 gene encoding anaphase promoting complex subunit 11 (similar to Ashbya gossypii AER016C), producing the protein MQLQIKNVQCVASWYWDVPKELKRDLHEGEDEDDEDVCGICRASYNGTCPNCKLPGETCPLIVGSCHHNFHVHCIYQWLNTSTSKGLCPMCRQAFSLRDGIRINEPHKEKFEKVLMKARQQNVVSVSGVNAAGGVDQEDVMIDQEFIR; encoded by the coding sequence ATGCAGCTTCAGATAAAGAACGTACAATGTGTGGCATCGTGGTACTGGGATGTGCCCAAGGAGTTAAAACGTGATCTCCATGAGGgcgaagatgaagatgatgaagatgtttgTGGTATTTGCCGTGCAAGCTACAATGGTACATGTCCCAACTGTAAATTACCAGGAGAAACGTGTCCACTTATAGTGGGTTCGTGTCATCACAATTTTCATGTCCATTGTATATACCAGTGGCTAAATACCTCCACTTCAAAAGGGCTCTGCCCTATGTGCAGACAGGCGTTTTCTTTAAGAGATGGTATACGGATTAATGAGCCTCATAAGGAGAAATTTGAGAAGGTTCTAATGAAGGCAAGACAACAAAACGTTGTCAGTGTTTCAGGTGTGAACGCTGCTGGCGGTGTAGATCAAGAAGATGTAATGATAGATCAGGAATTTATTAGGTGA
- the GRX7 gene encoding glutathione-disulfide reductase GRX7 (similar to Ashbya gossypii AER017C), with product MIEGSCCLIRTVMSLSNSPMSVKKHSRFLTKKAGRILLVTTVLFIVSFLLFQHSTTGNSLFNSPFPGEGRKQPKRPIAEEDIATEANSNKDGQISNRKNDHVVDVTTVNDKAKKPSSNQPNIAEDSSDNIGYNPADRYQKILDMAPVIIFSKTTCPYSLKLKSLLTQNYQFTPDYVVIELDLEKRTKELQFYISQQTGRKTVPNLLVNGKSMGGHDEISALHSKGELLKSIEDWSDKKVTVTPKQKST from the coding sequence ATGATAGAAGGATCGTGCTGCCTAATACGAACGGTTATGAGCCTATCGAACTCCCCAATGTCAGTCAAGAAGCACAGTAGATTCTTGACTAAGAAAGCAGGTCGCATTTTGCTGGTAACCACGGTACTCTTTATTGTTTCTTTCTTACTCTTCCAGCACTCAACGACTGGAAATTCGTTGTTCAACTCGCCATTTCCAGGAGAAGGACGTAAGCAGCCTAAAAGGCCTATTGCAGAGGAGGATATAGCTACTGAAgcaaattccaataaagACGGTCAGATCTCAAACAGAAAGAACGACCATGTTGTCGATGTTACAACCGTAAATGACAAGGCAAAAAAACCTTCGTCAAATCAGCCAAATATAGCCGAAGATTCAAGTGATAACATAGGATATAATCCTGCCGATAGGTATCAGAAAATCCTTGACATGGCTCCGGTTATTATTTTCTCTAAGACAACATGTCCGTATAGTCTCAAGTTGAAATCGCTTTTAACTCAGAATTATCAATTTACTCCGGATTATGTCGTCATTGAACTAGATCTTGAGAAGCGTACTAAGGAATTACAGTTCTACATTTCTCAACAGACTGGCAGAAAAACGGTGCCTAATTTACTAGTAAACGGTAAATCTATGGGTGGTCACGATGAGATATCCGCATTACATAGTAAAGGTGAATTATTAAAGTCGATTGAAGATTGGAGTGACAAAAAGGTCACTGTGACTCCTAAGCAGAAGTCCACTTGA
- the MNN2 gene encoding alpha-1,2-mannosyltransferase MNN2 (similar to Ashbya gossypii AER018C) translates to MLTRRFSKTLRLTVLTLIVCSLFLISNRTITGELSQSIHAYLEDWIVLNGGDGKDRQILQEVIDAINGEDETHRESASRSDNAEKSIPDKLLSHSTPTAEEESRQAKLRGFYEKVFNMLSKHAPSGSSSKIRGENCQLTKDIGGRLEDQKWWYKLSYEHLSKCLQVSRKDRKMLKKKHSDYVADLASLVLPLDSYTGNGIVTVGGGKFSVLAFLMITTLRNVGTTLPVEVLIPPNEESEHEFCNNVLPEFNAKCIYLSDVLPKSVLTSFEVKGYQLKSFAIIASSFQNLLLLDADNLPIKNLDDIFESKPYKSTGLVLWPDFWRRTTSPIYYEVAGIPINYNKRVRNSIDDVTPASVYTSNPYSLSTVPMHDLEGAIPDMSTESGQLMISKRTHLGTALLSLYYNVNGPTWYYPLFSQGASGEGDKETFIAAASFYQLPFYQVRTVTGVDGYHRSSGYRGVAMLQHDFRQDYERYTHSKEDTEAKYAAGSAAYESSYNVNDFYNTYFGTYNSQEPLDVMFVHSNLPKLEPLSLSTDLMEDGQHIRSYSNLKRLHGYDIELRSFQTFNEYLCDKRVKFKYYEKTLIDEESWTSMCDYIKGRLSFLERTHDEALNKN, encoded by the coding sequence ATGTTAACTAGACGGTTTTCGAAGACGTTAAGGTTAACAGTGCTGACTTTAATAGTCTGCAGTTTGTTTCTTATTTCGAATAGAACGATCACAGGCGAACTTTCACAGAGCATTCATGCGTACTTGGAAGATTGGATAGTACTGAATGGAGGTGATGGCAAGGATAGGCAGATATTACAGGAGGTTATCGATGCTATAAATGGAGAAGACGAGACACATAGGGAATCTGCATCACGGAGTGACAATGCTGAGAAGTCCATTCCTGACAAGCTTTTGTCACATTCAACACCGACTGCCGAAGAGGAGAGTAGACAAGCAAAATTGAGAGGATTTTATGAGAAGGTGTTTAATATGTTAAGCAAACATGCTCCAAGTGGGAGCAGTTCTAAAATTCGTGGCGAGAATTGTCAGTTGACCAAAGATATTGGGGGGAGATTGGAGGACCAAAAATGGTGGTATAAACTTTCCTATGAGCATCTTAGCAAATGCCTGCAAGTGTCAAGGAAAGACAGaaagatgttgaaaaaaaaacactCAGACTATGTTGCTGATTTGGCATCGTTGGTTTTACCTCTAGATTCGTATACTGGTAATGGTATTGTTACGGTTGGAGGTGGTAAGTTTAGTGTTTTAGCATTTCTTATGATCACAACGTTACGTAATGTTGGTACAACGCTTCCTGTTGAAGTATTAATTCCTCCGAATGAGGAATCAGAACATGAATTCTGTAACAATGTGCTGCCAGAGTTTAACGCTAAGTGTATTTACCTTTCTGATGTTTTACCAAAATCGGTGCTTACTAGTTTCGAGGTGAAGGGCTATCAATTGAAGTCTTTTGCAATAATTGCATCTAGTTTCCAGAATTTGTTACTTTTGGACGCTGATAACTTGCCTATAAAGAATTTGGACGATATATTCGAATCCAAACCATACAAGTCCACCGGATTGGTATTATGGCCTGATTTCTGGAGACGCACCACAAGCCCGATATATTACGAAGTAGCGGGCATTCCCATCAATTATAATAAACGAGTCCGTAACAGCATTGACGATGTTACTCCAGCTTCAGTATACACTTCAAACCCCTATAGTCTTTCGACAGTTCCCATGCATGATTTGGAAGGGGCAATACCAGACATGTCAACCGAATCGGGCCAACTAATGATTAGCAAGCGTACACATCTCGGAACAGCGTTGCTTTCCCTTTATTATAACGTTAATGGGCCCACATGGTATTACCCGTTGTTCTCCCAAGGTGCCTCTGGAGAAGGTGATAAGGAAACATTTATTGCTGCAGCCAGTTTTTACCAGTTGCCTTTTTATCAGGTTCGTACCGTCACTGGCGTTGATGGATATCATAGATCTTCGGGATACCGTGGAGTTGCAATGTTACAGCATGATTTTCGTCAAGATTATGAACGCTATACTCATTCTAAAGAGGATACTGAAGCAAAATATGCAGCAGGATCTGCAGCCTATGAAAGTTCCTACAACGTGAACGACTTTTACAATACTTATTTTGGTACTTATAACTCACAGGAACCACTGGATGTCATGTTTGTTCATTCCAATTTACCGAAACTTGAGCCATTATCACTATCAACAGATTTGATGGAAGATGGTCAACACATTCGTTCTTATTCcaatttgaagagattgCATGGATACGACATAGAACTACgatcttttcaaacatttAATGAGTACCTATGTGATAAAAGGGTTAAGTTTAAATACTACGAGAAAACATTGATCGACGAAGAGAGCTGGACATCCATGTGTGATTACATCAAGGGTAGATTGAGCTTTTTGGAACGTACTCACGATGAAGCGCTTAATAAGAACTAG
- a CDS encoding uncharacterized protein (similar to Ashbya gossypii AER018W-A), translating to MLFKNLRVQILSIEKMGFVAGNVREMIFYLVRWLQIIVVAREWFVGRCAVGVLGKSILKDYGEVGLHNGFLEPIVASAQELALRTFYCEGDTFAKVYVRLKALEMTTTTEDLKKILENGLRMGVKVEWEENKSDQDGKVYEAILEEAREAEVADLIAREESGVIEPGLFGSGRNRSSRAHSSELVQDLAELERPIFDVASAYIEALKSLKATFQEPGNVNSDVFVEWLNEWFIKSPLLFRLSLSQIKSTAKRMARDGKYRVYYLNRILTGAWFYVDINLAAQRLFGEYRNGFDDIYPTMYDQFLHSMNNSFIEEFNEFYHRPQFLSESLTDGEATEVLNRMLECSFRGVFALKQPLTACFLGVTFVSAHDECYKTIVNTTHREMVLIYKLITMYMSMKSKLD from the coding sequence ATGCTTTTTAAGAATTTGAGAGTACAGATCTTGAGTATAGAAAAGATGGGTTTTGTGGCGGGGAATGTCAGGGagatgattttttatttggtaCGATGGTTACAGATTATTGTAGTGGCAAGGGAGTGGTTTGTTGGGAGATGTGCAGTGGGGGTTTTAGGGAAGAGTATATTAAAAGATTATGGGGAAGTTGGGCTTCACAACGGGTTTTTGGAGCCCATTGTCGCATCAGCACAGGAATTAGCGCTTCGAACGTTTTATTGTGAGGGGGATACGTTTGCAAAAGTTTATGTTAGGTTGAAAGCGTTGGAGATGACGACAACGACAGAGGATTTAAAGaagattttagaaaatgGATTAAGGATGGGAGTGAAGGTAGAATGGGAGGAGAATAAGAGTGATCAAGATGGGAAAGTGTATGAGGCGATACTTGAGGAGGCGAGAGAGGCGGAGGTTGCAGATTTGATTGCTCGAGAGGAGAGTGGAGTTATCGAACCTGGGCTTTTTGGATCTGGCAGGAACAGAAGTAGCCGCGCTCACAGTAGTGAACTTGTTCAGGATTTGGCAGAGCTTGAACGGCCTATCTTTGATGTTGCTTCGGCGTATATAGAGGCGCTAAAATCTTTGAAGGCTACTTTCCAGGAACCTGGGAATGTTAATTCTGATGTGTTTGTCGAATGGTTGAACGAATGGTTCATTAAGTCACCATTGTTATTTCGTCTGTCTTTATCACAGATTAAGAGTACCGCCAAGCGGATGGCTCGTGATGGAAAATACAGGGTGTACTATCTTAATAGAATTTTAACCGGGGCTTGGTTCTATGTTGATATTAATCTTGCTGCCCAGAGGTTGTTTGGAGAGTATCGAAATGGCTTTGATGATATCTATCCCACAATGTATGATCAGTTTCTTCACAGTATGAACAATTCTTTTATCGAAGAATTCAATGAGTTTTACCATAGACCGCAGTTTCTTTCAGAATCTTTGACAGACGGAGAAGCCACTGAGGTATTGAATAGAATGTTAGAATGTTCTTTTCGCGGAGTTTTTGCACTAAAACAGCCTTTGACCGCTTGCTTCCTTGGAGTCACATTCGTATCTGCGCATGATGAATGTTATAAAACAATTGTAAATACCACCCACAGAGAGATGGTCCTTATATATAAGCTCATAACTATGTACATGTCAATGAAAAGCAAGCTAGACTAG